The Cervus canadensis isolate Bull #8, Minnesota chromosome X, ASM1932006v1, whole genome shotgun sequence genome contains a region encoding:
- the LOC122435445 gene encoding spindlin-2, which yields MKTPHKKATARQQTRDIVDGHTLSASMRKKKISQKKQRGRPSSQPRRNIVGCRISHGWKEGDEPITQWKGTVLDQVPINPSLYLVKYDGIDCVYGLELHRDKRILKLKILPDKVPFSRVRDVRLANTIIGKAVEHMFEGEHGSKDGWRGMVLAQAPIMKAWFYITYEKDPVLYMYQLLDDYKEGDLHIMPESSKSSPKEREPEGVIDGLIGKHVEYTKEDGSKRTGKVIHQVKAKPSVYFIKFDDDFHIYVYDLVKKS from the coding sequence ATGAAGACACCTCACAAAAAGGCAACTGCAAGGCAGCAAACAAGGGACATTGTTGATGGCCACACCTTGTCTGCAAGtatgaggaagaaaaagatttCTCAAAAGAAACAGAGGGGCAGACCTTCCTCCCAGCCCCGCAGGAACATCGTGGGCTGCAGAATTTCACATGGATGGAAGGAAGGCGATGAGCCCATCACCCAGTGGAAAGGAACCGTTCTGGATCAGGTGCCTATAAATCCCTCTCTTTATCTGGTGAAATATGATGGAATTGACTGTGTCTATGGACTGGAACTTCACAGAGATAAAAGGATTTTAAAGCTTAAAATCCTTCCTGATAAAGTGCCATTTTCTCGAGTCAGAGATGTGCGCCTTGCAAATACCATAATTGGTAAAGCTGTGGAACATATGTTTGAGGGTGAGCATGGTTCTAAGGATGGATGGAGGGGGATGGTCTTAGCCCAAGCACCCATTATGAAAGCCTGGTTTTATATTACCTATGAGAAAGATCCTGTTTTGTACATGTACCAGCTTTTAGATGATTATAAAGAAGGTGACCTCCATATCATGCCAGAGTCGAGTAAGTCTTCTCCAAAAGAGAGAGAGCCAGAAGGAGTTATAGATGGCCTCATAGGTAAACATGTAGAATATACCAAAGAAGATGGCTCCAAAAGGACAGGCAAAGTAATTCACCAAGTTAAAGCCAAACCTTCTGTGTACTTCATCAAGTTTGATGATGATTTCCATATCTATGTCTATGATTTGGTGAAAAAGTCTTAA